Proteins found in one Hevea brasiliensis isolate MT/VB/25A 57/8 chromosome 18, ASM3005281v1, whole genome shotgun sequence genomic segment:
- the LOC110632599 gene encoding plasma membrane ATPase 3 — protein MIYFELFIRTKGIIVPKKAVTPRFKRERERDSTQKELCEIRLRMGDKAETMEAVLKEAVDLENVPIEEVFQTLRCNSHGLTTEAAEQRLAIFGYNKLEEKQESKILKFLGFMWNPLSWVMEAAAIMAIALANGGGKPPDWQDFVGIITLLLINSTISFIEENNAGNAAAALMARLAPKAKILRDGRWIEEDASVLVPGDIISIKLGDILPADARLLEGDPLKIDQSALTGESLPVTKGPGDSVYSGSTCKQGEIEAVVIATGVHTFFGKAAHLVDTTNQVGHFQKVLTAIGNFCICSIAVGMIIEIIVMYPIQLRKYRPGIDNLLVLLIGGIPIAMPTVLSVTMAIGSHRLSQQGAITKRMTAIEEMAGMDVLCSDKTGTLTLNKLTIDKNLIEIFAKGIDADSVVLMAARASRVENQDAIDAAIVGMLADPKEARAGIQEIHFLPFNPTDKRTALTYIDSEGKMHRVSKGAPEQILNLVHNKSEIERRVHAVIEKFAERGLRSLAVAYQEVPEGRKESPGGPWQFIGLNPLFDPPRHDSADTIRRALNLGVNVKMITGDQLAIAKETGRRLGMGTNMYPSSALLGQNKDESISALPVDELIEKADGFAGVFPEHKYEIVKRLQARKHICGMTGDGVNDAPALKKADIGIAVADATDAARSASDIVLTEPGLSVIISAVLTSRAIFQRMKNYTIYAVSITIRIVLGFMLLALIWQFDFPPFMVLIIAILNDGTIMTISKDRVKPSPQPDSWKLAEIFTTGIILGGYLAMMTVIFFWAAYRTNFFPRTFGVSRLQKKDEEDFRKLASAVYLQVSTISQALIFVTRSRSWSFVERPGLLLVTAFVIAQLIATLIAVYAKWSFAAIEGIGWGWAGVVWLYNLIFYFPLDFIKFFIRYALSGKAWDLVIEQRVAFTRKKDFGKEERELKWAHAQRTLHGLHPPDTKMFSDRSSYTELNQMAEEAKRRAEITRLRELHTLKGHVESVVRLKGLDIDTIQQAYTV, from the exons ATGATCTACTTTGAGCTGTTTATCCGCACCAAAGGAATAATCGTGCCCAAAAAAGCTGTCACTCCAAGattcaagagagagagagagagagatagtacACAGAAAG AGCTCTGCGAAATCAGGTTGAGAATGGGTGATAAAGCTGAAACTATGGAGGCTGTCTTGAAGGAAGCTGTGGATTTG GAGAACGTGCCAATTGAAGAGGTTTTTCAAACTTTGAGGTGTAATTCACATGGTCTCACTACAGAGGCAGCTGAGCAGAGGCTTGCCATTTTTGGATATAATAAGCTCGAGGAAAAGCAG GAAAGTAAGATCCTGAAGTTCTTGGGATTTATGTGGAACCCTCTTTCATGGGTCATGGAGGCAGCAGCTATCATGGCTATTGCGCTAGCCAATGGAGGA GGGAAACCACCTGACTGGCAAGATTTCGTTGGAATTATTACGTTGCTTCTCATAAATTCTACAATAAGTTTTATAGAGGAGAACAACGCTGGTAATGCTGCTGCTGCTCTCATGGCCCGTCTTGCTCCCAAAGCCAAG ATCCTTCGAGATGGAAGGTGGATTGAGGAGGACGCCTCGGTTCTTGTTCCGGGTGATATTATCAGCATTAAGCTTGGAGACATCCTTCCTGCAGATGCCCGTCTCCTTGAAGGTGATCCACTAAAAATTGATCAG TCTGCTCTTACTGGTGAGTCTCTTCCAGTGACAAAAGGACCTGGGGACAGTGTTTATTCAGGTTCTACATGCAAGCAAGGAGAGATTGAAGCTGTGGTCATTGCCACAGGTGTGCATACATTCTTTGGTAAGGCTGCCCATCTCGTGGATACCACAAATCAAGTTGGACACTTTCAAAAG GTATTGACTGCAATTGGGAATTTCTGTATTTGCTCCATAGCTGTGGGGATGATAATAGAAATAATTGTCATGTACCCAATTCAACTCCGAAAATACCGCCCAGGAATTGACAACTTACTAGTACTTCTTATTGGAGGGATTCCTATTGCAATGCCCACAGTTTTATCTGTGACAATGGCAATAGGTTCGCACCGTTTATCGCAGCAG GGAGCAATAACAAAACGAATGACAGCGATAGAGGAAATGGCGGGCATGGATGTCCTTTGCAGTGACAAAACCGGAACTCTGACCTTGAATAAACTTACTATTGATAAGAATTTGATTGAG ATCTTTGCTAAAGGAATAGATGCAGATTCTGTGGTTCTGATGGCAGCTAGAGCCTCTCGAGTGGAAAACCAGGATGCAATAGATGCTGCTATAGTGGGGATGTTGGCTGACCCAAAAGAG GCACGAGCTGGTATTCAAGAAATTCACTTCCTTCCATTCAACCCAACAGACAAGCGAACAGCTCTGACATATATTGATAGTGAAGGCAAAATGCATCGGGTCAGCAAAGGTGCACCAGAGCAG ATTCTGAATCTTGTACACAACAAGTCGGAGATAGAACGTAGAGTTCATGCAGTGATTGAAAAATTTGCAGAACGAGGTTTACGTTCTCTTGCAGTCGCATACCAG GAAGTTCCTGAAGGTAGAAAGGAAAGCCCAGGAGGTCCATGGCAATTCATTGGTCTCAACCCTCTGTTTGATCCGCCAAGACATGATAGTGCTGACACCATTCGGAGGGCATTGAATCTTGGGGTAAATGTGAAAATGATCACAG GTGATCAACTGGCAATAGCAAAGGAAACAGGACGCCGTTTGGGAATGGGAACCAACATGTATCCTTCATCAGCCTTGTTAGGACAGAACAAGGATGAGTCAATATCTGCTTTGCCCGTTGACGAACTTATTGAAAAGGCTGATGGATTTGCTGGTGTTTTCCCTG AGCACAAGTACGAGATCGTCAAACGTTTGCAAGCTAGGAAACATATATGTGGAATGACTGGTGATGGAGTAAATGATGCTCCAGCTCTTAAGAAGGCTGACATTGGAATAGCTGTTGCTGATGCAACTGATGCAGCTCGTAGCGCTTCTGACATTGTCCTAACAGAACCTGGTCTCAGTGTTATCATTAGTGCTGTACTAACTAGTCGGGCAATATTCCAGAGGATGAAAAATTACACA ATATATGCAGTCTCTATTACAATCCGTATAGTG CTTGGCTTCATGTTACTGGCACTTATCTGGCAGTTTGACTTCCCTCCCTTCATGGTGCTGATCATTGCTATCCTTAATGATG GCACGATTATGACAATATCTAAGGATAGGGTGAAACCATCTCCTCAGCCAGACAGTTGGAAGTTGGCAGAGATATTTACAACTGGGATCATTCTTGGTGGCTACTTGGCTATGATGACTGTAATTTTCTTTTGGGCAGCATACAGGACAAATTTCTTTCCT CGAACATTTGGGGTTTCAAGACTTCAAAAGAAGGATGAGGAAGACTTCAGAAAGCTTGCCTCAGCAGTCTACCTGCAAGTGAGCACTATTAGCCAGGCCCTCATATTTGTGACTCGGTCTAGAAGTTGGTCTTTTGTTGAACGTCCTGGCCTTTTGCTTGTAACAGCTTTTGTGATTGCTCAGCTG ATTGCTACTTTAATTGCTGTCTATGCAAAGTGGAGCTTTGCTGCAATTGAGGGCATTGGATGGGGTTGGGCTGGTGTGGTCTGGCTCTACAACCTTATCTTCTATTTCCCACTTGATTTCATTAAGTTCTTCATTAGATATGCCTTGAGTGGGAAAGCTTGGGATCTTGTCATTGAGCAAAGG GTTGCCTTCACAAGGAAAAAAGATTTTGGGAAGGAAGAACGTGAGCTTAAATGGGCACATGCACAGAGGACCTTGCACGGTTTGCATCCACCTGACACCAAGATGTTCAGTGACCGCAGTAGTTACACTGAGCTTAACCAGATGGCTGAAGAGGCAAAAAGACGAGCTGAGATCACAAG ACTCAGAGAACTGCATACCCTGAAGGGACACGTTGAATCAGTAGTCAGACTGAAAGGTCTAGACATCGACACAATTCAGCAAGCCTACACGGTCTGA
- the LOC110663654 gene encoding F-box protein At3g07870-like produces the protein MASNNGVEEHKGITSIKSPSKHQPATWLERLPWEIYLDILSRQPIMSLLDCKLVSRLWYTSVKHPSLANMHLNHATEDDLYLILFSDWPKSTLQLVQVRHPEGTRTVKTLNTTLDSVFPEFEVVGSCNGLVCLYNYHFDDPLYILNPFAIEYRELPRFEASPPSNICRVVFGFGFHPNTKDYKVIKIVYYKQRNNDLFGGNPEAFVLTLANVTPAWRNIGKIGYDLIGPTSEALVNGKLHWLTFIRVQEEVSYREIISFDLETEQFQVVPRPSCGGLNQSNYHLVTLRSCLSAVVTGGGSNEIWVMKVYNVQTSWSKELVIGNYVPHGMPMAAPPSRRKKNGYQGGAFRVLCGLKNGEMLILHSKRSIVSYDPNNGEFKELNFQGLPLEFEATVHMGSLISVHTLFSMKIKE, from the coding sequence ATGGCATCAAACAATGGGGTAGAAGAACACAAAGGAATTACATCCATCAAATCACCATCAAAACATCAACCCGCCACTTGGTTAGAGAGACTCCCTTGGGAAATCTACTTGGATATACTTTCCAGACAACCCATCATGTCTCTTCTGGACTGCAAACTCGTGTCTCGACTCTGGTATACTTCAGTAAAGCATCCATCGCTGGCTAACATGCACCTGAACCATGCAACTGAGGATGATCTATACCTCATATTATTTTCCGACTGGCCGAAAAGCACACTTCAACTTGTGCAAGTAAGGCATCCAGAAGGAACAAGAACAGTAAAGACGCTCAATACCACATTGGACTCTGTGTTCCCCGAGTTCGAAGTGGTAGGTTCTTGCAATGGATTGGTATGTCTCTACAACTACCACTTTGATGACCCACTTTACATATTGAATCCCTTTGCCATTGAGTACAGGGAGTTGCCCAGATTTGAGGCATCTCCACCTTCAAACATTTGCAGAGTGGTTTTTGGATTCGGATTCCATCCGAATACAAAAGACTACAAGGTGATAAAAATAGTTTATTACAAGCAAAGGAACAATGATCTTTTCGGTGGCAACCCAGAGGCCTTTGTGCTTACTTTGGCTAATGTTACTCCTGCATGGAGAAATATTGGCAAAATAGGTTATGACCTTATTGGTCCAACCTCAGAGGCCTTAGTGAATGGAAAACTTCACTGGCTAACCTTTATCCGTGTCCAAGAAGAGGTGAGTTATAGAGAGATCATATCATTTGACTTAGAAACTGAGCAATTCCAGGTCGTTCCAAGACCAAGTTGTGGGGGTCTAAATCAAAGCAATTATCATCTGGTGACATTAAGAAGTTGCCTTTCAGCAGTAGTTACTGGTGGGGGGTCAAATGAGATATGGGTGATGAAGGTTTATAATGTGCAGACATCTTGGAGTAAGGAATTGGTTATTGGGAATTATGTGCCTCATGGAATGCCTATGGCTGCTCCTCCTTCTAGAAGAAAAAAGAATGGATATCAAGGTGGAGCATTTAGAGTTTTATGTGGTTTGAAAAATGGGGAGATGTTGATTTTGCATAGTAAGAGATCCATTGTCTCTTATGACCCAAATAATGGAGAATTCAAGGAGCTTAATTTCCAGGGACTTCCTCTTGAATTCGAAGCAACTGTTCATATGGGTAGCCTCATTTCAGTTCATACACTGTTTAGCATGAAAATTAAAGAGTAA
- the LOC110668701 gene encoding F-box protein At3g07870-like produces MASNSQVEEHSGITSIKSPPKRQPTTWLERLPWEIYLDILSRQPIMSLLDCKLVSRLWYSSVKHPSLANMHLNHATEDDLYLLLFSDWPKSKLQLVQVRHPEGTRTVKTLKTTFDSVLPEFEVVGSCNGLVCLYNYHFDDPLYILNPFAIEYRELPRFEASPPSNICRVVFGFGFHPNIKEYKVIKIVYYMQRNNDLYGGNPEAFVLTMANDTPIWGNIGKIGYDLSGPTSEALVNGKLHWLTFILVHEEVSYRQIISFDLETEQFQVVPRPSCGGLNQSNYHLVTLRGCLSAVVCGGGSNEIWVMKVYNVQTSWSKELVIGNYVPHGMPMAIPPFRRKKNGYQGGAFRVLCGLKNGEILILHSRRSIVSYDPNNGEFKELNFQGLPLEFQATVHMGSLISVHTLFSMEIKE; encoded by the coding sequence ATGGCATCAAACAGTCAGGTAGAAGAACACAGTGGAATTACATCCATTAAATCACCACCAAAACGTCAACCCACCACCTGGTTGGAGAGACTCCCTTGGGAAATCTACCTGGATATACTTTCCAGACAACCCATCATGTCTCTTCTGGACTGCAAACTCGTGTCTCGACTCTGGTATTCTTCAGTAAAGCATCCATCGCTGGCTAACATGCACCTGAACCATGCAACTGAGGATGATCTATACCTGCTATTATTTTCTGACTGGCCAAAAAGCAAGCTTCAACTTGTGCAAGTAAGGCATCCAGAAGGAACAAGAACAGTAAAGACGCTCAAGACCACATTTGACTCTGTGTTGCCCGAGTTCGAAGTGGTAGGTTCTTGTAATGGATTGGTATGTCTCTACAACTACCACTTTGATGACCCACTTTACATATTGAATCCCTTTGCTATTGAGTACAGGGAGTTGCCCAGATTTGAGGCATCTCCACCTTCAAACATTTGCAGAGTGGTTTTTGGATTCGGATTCCATCCGAATATAAAAGAGTACAAGGTGATAAAAATAGTTTATTACATGCAAAGGAACAATGATCTTTACGGTGGCAACCCAGAGGCTTTTGTGCTTACTATGGCCAATGATACTCCTATATGGGGAAATATTGGCAAAATAGGTTATGACCTTAGTGGTCCAACCTCAGAGGCCTTAGTGAATGGAAAACTTCACTGGCTGACTTTTATCCTTGTCCATGAAGAGGTGAGTTATAGACAGATCATATCATTTGACCTAGAAACTGAGCAATTCCAAGTTGTTCCAAGACCAAGTTGTGGAGGTCTAAATCAAAGCAATTATCATCTAGTGACATTAAGAGGTTGTCTTTCAGCAGTTGTTTGTGGTGGCGGGTCAAATGAGATATGGGTGATGAAGGTTTACAATGTGCAGACATCTTGGAGTAAGGAATTGGTTATTGGGAATTATGTGCCTCATGGAATGCCCATGGCTATTCCTCCTTTTAGAAGAAAAAAGAATGGATATCAAGGTGGAGCATTTAGAGTTTTATGTGGTTTGAAAAATGGGGAGATATTGATTTTGCATAGTAGAAGATCCATTGTCTCTTATGACCCAAATAATGGAGAATTCAAGGAGCTTAATTTCCAGGGACTTCCTCTCGAATTCCAAGCAACTGTTCATATGGGTAGCCTCATTTCAGTTCATACACTGTTTAGCATGGAAATTAAAGAGTAA